Proteins found in one Scomber scombrus chromosome 15, fScoSco1.1, whole genome shotgun sequence genomic segment:
- the purbb gene encoding transcriptional activator protein Pur-beta, which translates to MKMADGDSGSELGGSSGGGGGGGSGGGGGSGGGGGGGMGGGGGGGGGGGGGFQHFQRDQETQELASKRLDIQNKRFYLDVKQNNKGRFIKIAEVGAGGSKSRLTLSLSVAAEFRDYLGDFIEHYAQLGPSSPEQIAQSTGAAGEDAGPRRALKSEFLVRENRKYYLDLKENQRGRFLRIRQTVNRGPGFGVGGPVGGMLAGQTIALPAQGLIEFRDALAKLIDDYGGDDDELGGGASSAGGGVGYNELPEGTSIMVDSKRFFFDVGSNKYGVFLRVSEVKPSYRNSITIPFKAWGKFGGAFSRYAEEMKEIQERQRDKMYERRGEESEGDDVDDD; encoded by the coding sequence aTGAAGATGGCGGATGGAGACAGCGGGAGTGAGCTCGGTGGTAGCAgcgggggaggaggaggtggaggtagCGGCGGAGGTGGAGGTAGCGgcggaggtggaggaggaggaatgggaggaggtggaggcggaggaggaggtggcGGCGGCGGCTTCCAACACTTCCAGCGTGACCAGGAGACCCAGGAGCTGGCGTCCAAGCGTCTCGACATCCAAAACAAACGCTTCTATCTGGACGTGAAGCAGAACAACAAGGGCCGCTTCATCAAAATCGCCGAGGTGGGTGCGGGAGGCTCCAAAAGCCGGCTCACCCTCTCCCTGTCGGTGGCTGCAGAGTTCCGGGATTACCTCGGCGACTTCATCGAGCACTACGCCCAGCTGGGGCCCAGCAGCCCGGAGCAGATTGCACAGTCGACCGGCGCTGCAGGAGAGGATGCAGGGCCGAGGAGAGCGTTGAAAAGTGAGTTCCTGGTGAGGGAGAACCGTAAGTACTACTTGGACTTGAAGGAGAACCAGCGTGGGAGGTTCCTTCGCATCAGGCAGACGGTCAACAGAGGGCCTGGTTTTGGTGTTGGGGGCCCAGTGGGTGGCATGCTGGCTGGGCAGACCATTGCGCTTCCTGCACAGGGGTTGATAGAGTTCAGAGACGCCCTTGCAAAGCTCATAGACGACTACggaggagatgatgatgagttgGGAGGTGGTGCAAgctctgcaggaggaggagtgggtTACAACGAGCTCCCCGAAGGCACCTCCATCATGGTGGACTCCAAGAGGTTCTTCTTCGACGTCGGCTCCAACAAGTATGGGGTGTTCCTGCGCGTGAGTGAGGTGAAGCCCAGCTACAGGAACTCTATCACCATCCCCTTCAAGGCGTGGGGCAAGTTCGGAGGGGCCTTCAGCAGATACGCCGAGGAGATGAAGGAGATCCAGGAGAGGCAGAGGGATAAGATGtacgagaggagaggagaggagtcagAGGGGGACGACGTGGATGACGattga